In Salvelinus fontinalis isolate EN_2023a unplaced genomic scaffold, ASM2944872v1 scaffold_0002, whole genome shotgun sequence, one DNA window encodes the following:
- the LOC129841888 gene encoding urotensin-2 receptor-like produces the protein MDFSSSLPPSLSPLYTSPFIPNSSFPSASPYISPSPSLASTALFCSLLSLLALLGIGGNLYTMGLLIRRRRGRRRRGCSSNCLGGRGVPLPSCLSSSPPSLSPSSSPTSSSSSSTSLHLQVLSLALADLLYLFTAPFIVYDSLAADWAFGELGCRLLFSLDLITLHASIYTLTAMSLDRYRAVANPLATSSSPSSGLLRVGLAWGLAVALSLPMMITLHLEDGDDGQLCVPAWDEQSSKVYMSVLFCTSMIGPGLAIGALYATLGRLYWVSQTRPWDSGSGGSTSYPPRAPRPKVLLLILGIVLAFWACFLPFWVWQLLPLYRPDMLRTVPVGTQVTVNRILTGLTYGNSCVNPFFYTLLTGGKRRRNRQTPTSANQLCRKSSPQ, from the coding sequence ATGGATTTCTCTAgctccctgcctccctcactTTCTCCATTATACACCTCCCCCTTCATCCCCAACTCCTCCTTCCCCTCCGCCTCTCcatacatctctccttcccccagcCTGGCCTCAACcgctctcttctgctccctcctgtccctcctggCTCTCCTGGGCATTGGGGGGAACCTCTACACCATGGGTCTCCTCATCAGACGCAGGAGAGGCAGAAGGAGGCGAGGATGTTCTAGCAACTGTTTAGGAGGGAGAGGAGTACCGTTAccatcctgcctctcctcctctcccccctccctctccccttcctcctctcccacctcctcctcctcttcctccacctccctccatctccaggtTCTGAGTCTAGCTCTGGCAGACCTCCTCTACCTCTTCACGGCTCCCTTCATCGTGTACGACAGCCTGGCGGCTGACTGGGCGTTTGGGGAGCTGGGCTGTCGCCTCCTCTTCAGCCTGGACCTGATCACTCTGCACGCCTCCATCTACACCCTCACCGCCATGAGTCTGGACCGCTATCGGGCTGTGGCCAACCCCCTGGCCACCtcgtcctccccctcctctgggCTGCTCCGTGTGGGCCTAGCCTGGGGCCTGGCGGTGGCCCTCAGCCTGCCCATGATGATCACCCTCCACCTGGAGGATGGAGACGACGGACAGCTGTGTGTCCCTGCCTGGGACGAGCAGAGCTCCAAAGTGTATATGAGCGTGCTGTTCTGTACCAGTATGATAGGGCCGGGGCTGGCCATCGGGGCTCTGTATGCTACTCTGGGCCGTCTCTACTGGGTGTCCCAGACCCGGCCCTGggacagtggtagtgggggtaGCACGTCCTACCCTCCGCGGGCCCCAAGGCCCAAggtcctgctcctcatcctgggGATAGTTCTGGCCTTCTGGGCCTGTTTCTTGCCCTTCTGGGTGTGGCAGCTGCTGCCGCTATACCGGCCCGACATGCTGCGGACAGTACCGGTGGGTACCCAGGTGACGGTGAACCGGATCCTAACGGGGCTGACGTACGGGAACTCTTGCGTGAACCCATTCTTCTACACGCTGCTCACAGGGGGGAAACGACGGAGGAACAGGCAGACACCGACATCAGCGAATCAGCTCTGCCGCAAGAGCAGTCCGCAGTAG